The region AGATACAGCGTTTTCTCGTGGAGGAAACCCGCCTTGGAATACCGGCGATGATACACGAGGAGTGTCTCACCGGGTACATGGGGCTTGGTGGAACCAACTTTCCGCAGGCGATAGCGATGGCGAGCACCTGGGATCCAGACCTGATAGAGAAAATGACTACAGTCATCAGAGAGGACATGAGAAAGATAGGAGCACACCAGGGACTTGCTCCTGTTCTGGACGTGGCAAGAGATCCGAGATGGGGAAGAACGGAAGAGACGTTCGGAGAGTCTCCTTACCTTGTTGCAAGGATGGGAGTTTCCTACGTAAAGGGACTTCAGGGTGAGAACATAAAAGAAGGCGTTGTCGCCACGGTGAAGCACTTTGCAGGATACAGTGCTTCTGAGGGTGGAAAGAACTGGGCACCGACAAACGTACCAGAGAGGGAGTTCAGAGAAGTCTTTCTTTTCCCGTTCGAAGCTGCGGTCAAAGAAGCAAAGGTTCTTTCCGTGATGAACTCCTACAGTGAAATAGACGGTGTTCCGTGTGGAGTGAACAGAAAGCTTCTCACCGATATTTTGAGAAAAGACTGGGGATTCAAAGGTATCGTTGTTTCCGACTACTTCGCCGTGAACATGCTTGGAGAGTACCACAGGATAGCAAAAGACAAATCTGAATCCGCCAGACTCGCACTCGAGGCGGGAATAGATGTTGAACTTCCAAAGACAGATTGTTATCAGCACCTGAAAGATCTTGTTGAAAAGGGAGTTATGTCCGAATCATTGATCGACGAAGCCGTTTCCAGAGTACTGAGGCTCAAGTTCATGCTCGGGCTCTTTGAGAACCCATACGTTGACGTGAAGAAAGCAAAGATAGGAAGTCACAGAGATATTGCCCTTGAGATTGCAAGAAAGTCAATTGTTCTGCTTAAAAACGATGGAATCTTACCTCTTGAAAGGAACAAGAAGGTAGCCTTAATAGGACCAAATGCCGGTGAGGTAAGAAATCTTTTGGGAGACTATATGTATCTCGCTCACATAAGAGCACTCCTTGACAACATAGACGATGTCTTCGGAAACCCACAAATCCCAAGGGAAAACTACGAAAGGCTGAAAAAGAGTATAGAAGAACACATGAAGAGCATCCCGAGCGTTCTCGATGCGTTCAAAGAAGAAGGAGTGACATTCGAATACGCAAAAGGATGCGATGTAACAGGAGAGGACAGGAGCGGCTTTGAGGAAGCCCTGGAGGTGGCAAAACGCTCGGATGTTGCCATTGTGGTTGTGGGAGACAGATCGGGCCTCACTCTCGACTGCACAACAGGTGAATCCAGAGACATGGCGAACCTCAAACTTCCGGGAGTTCAGGAAGAACTCGTCCTCGAAGTTGCAAAAACTGGAAAGCCTGTCGTTCTTGTCCTCATCACAGGAAGACCGTACTCACTCAAGAACGTGGTTGATAAGGTGAACGCCATTCTTCAGGTGTGGCTCCCAGGAGAGGCTGGTGGAAGAGCGATCGTCGACGTCATCTACGGAAAAGTGAATCCCTCCGGAAAACTTCCCATCAGTTTCCCAAGGAGTGCCGGTCAGATTCCCGTCTTCCACTACGTCAAACCCTCAGGAGGAAGATCTCATTGGCATGGAGATTACGTGGACGAGAGCACAAAGCCTCTCTTTCCCTTCGGACACGGTCTGTCTTACACGAAGTTCGAGTACAGTAATCTGAGGATAGAACCAAAAGAGGTACCTCCAGCTGGAGAGGTTGTGATAAAGGTCGATGTAGAGAACGTGGGGGAGATAGATGGAGACGAGGTAGTACAGCTTTACATTGGACGTGAGCTCGCAAGTGTGACAAGACCAGTGAAGGAATTGAAAGGTTTCAAGAGGGTTTCTTTGAGAGCGAAGGAGAAGAAGACGGTTGTATTCAAGCTTCACTTGGATGTTCTTTCCTACTACGACAGGGCCATGAAACTCGTTGTGGAGCCGGGTGAGTTCAAGGTGATGGTGGGCAGTTCCTCTGAAGATATCAGACTCACAGGTTCTTTCTGTGTCACCGGTGATAAAAGGGAAGTGATTGGGAAAAGGAAATTCTTCACAGAGTCTTACGAGGAGTGATAGAGAAGTGGCCTTCTTTGACATGCCTCTTGAGGAGCTGAAAGAGTACCACCCAGAGCGATACGAAGAGAAAGATTTCGACGAGTTCTGGAAAGAAACATTCGAAGAGAGCGAAAAGTTTCCTCTGAACCCCGTCTTCGAGAAAGTGGATTCTCACCTCAAGACAGTCGAAGTGTACGATGTTACCTTCTCCGGGTACATGGGGCAGAGAATAAAAGGATGGCTTCTTGTCCCAAAGCTGGAAGAAGAAAGACTTCCCTGTGTTGTGCAGTACATAGGTTACAATGGTGGAAGAGGCTTTCCACACAACTGGCTGTTCTGGCCATCCGTGGGTTGCATTTGTTTTGTCATGGACACCCGGGGACAGGGAAGCGGCTGGTTGAAGGGAGACACACCAGACTACCCAGAAGGTCCAATCGATCCTCAGTATCCAGGATTCATGACAAGGGGAATTCTGAATCCAAGAACCTATTACTACAGACGAGTTTTTGTGGATGCGGTCAGGGCAGTGGAAGCAGCCATCTCTTTCCCACGGGTGGATCCTGAAAGAGTTGTAGTGGCTGGAAGCAGTCAGGGCGGGGGGATTGCCCTTGCGGTGAGCGCCCTGTCAAATAAGGTAAAAGCTCTTCTGTGCGACGTACCGTTTCTGTGTCACTTCAGAAGGGCAGTGCAACTTGTCGACACACATCCGTACGTGGAGATCACGAACTTTCTCAAAACACACAGAGACAAAGAAAAAATCGTGTTCAGAACACTTTCCTACTTCGACGGAGTGAATTTCGCGGTGAGAGCAAAAATCGCCGCCCTGTTCTCTGTCGGACTCATGGATACCATTTGTCCACCTTCCACAGTCTTTGCAGCTTACAACCACTATGCTGGGCCAAAAGAGATCAGGATCTATCTGTACAACGGTCATGAAGGAGGAGATTCTTTCCAGGCAATCGAGCAGGTGAGGTTTCTGGAAAAGCTATTTGAGGAAGGCTAGGGGTTTTCCTGTGACAGGATGTTCCAGTACAACGAATTCTGTTTCGAAAACACTTCGGAGCACTCTCTCGTTGAGAACATCGGAGGGTGCTCCAATTTTTATAATTTCACCGTTTTTCATCACGACTATTCTGTCACACAGAAGTGATGCCACGTTTATATCGTGAAAGACCGCTACGATGGTTTTTCCAGATTCCTTCAGTTTTTTCATCACATTGCCCGCAAGACTCACGTTGCTGTAATCGAGATGTGCAGTCAGTTCATCCACGAGAAGGATCTTCGTATCCTGAGCAATCGCTTTCGAAAGCACAACCTTCCTGCGTTCACCAGCACTCAGTGTCCAGAAAGTTCTGGAAGAGAATTTCAAAGTATCGGTCAACTTCAGACTTTTTAAAACGGCTTCTTCATCCTTTTTGGACGTCTCACTCAAAAGATGCTGATGTGGGAGTCGTCCCATTTCGACTATCTCTTTTACAGTAAAATCGTACGAGGGAAAGAAATCTTGAGAAACAAGGGTGACGATCTTTGCCATCTCTTTTCTGGAAACCTCCCAGGGAACTTTCCCGGAGAGAAACACCTTTCCTCTCTGGGGCTTTAAAAGTCCCGCGAGTATCTTCAAAAGAGTGGTCTTACCAGATCCGTTGGGGCCTATTATCCCAAAGAACTCTCCTTTCTCCACAGAGAATTCGATGTTTTTCAAAGAAAAACCTGTCCTGTATTGAAAATATAAATTCTCTACCCTCACCGCTTCCAATTCACACACCCCTTTTCATGAGAAAGGCAAGGAAAGGAGCTCCTATCAGTGCTGTTACAACTCCAACGGGAAGTTCCGTTGGGGAAAAGAGAGATCTCGACATCGTATCACAGAGGGTGAGGAGAACACCCCCCACAATCACACTTGCCAGTGCGGATCTAAGGAAACCAGGTCCCACAAGGTACCTGGCAATGTGAGGAACGATGAGGCCGACAAAACCTATCACACCGCTTCTGGAGACGAGAAAAGCGGTGGTAAGGTTCCCAAAGAGGAAAGTGAACACCTTCAGAAACTCCACGTTGATTCCCAGAACAAAAGCCTCTTCCTCTCCTAGCGCCATGGCGTTGAGATGCTTTGAAAAGACCATGGAGTAGAGAAGAAACGGCATGACAACCGCCGAGTAGAAAGCAACGTCTTTCCAAACCGTTCCCGAGAAACTCCCGAAGAGCCACATAGATATGGTGGTCACGTTCCTTTTGAGTAGAACGATCGTCATGTAGGTAAGGGAACTGAAGAGAGTACTGATCACAACTCCTGAGAGAATGATGGAAGTCACGGGGAAACGACCTTCTTTCCTCGCGATAAAGAGAGTGAGAAGTGAAGCGATCACAGAAAATCCAAAACTGAGAAGGGGAATACGGTATATCCAGGAAACGCCGATAACCTCAGCAAGGTAGAGCGAAAGAATCGTTCCAAAAGACGCGCCTGAAGAGATTCCAAGAAGATATGGATCGACGAGGGGATTTTTCAGAAGATTCTGAAAAACGTTTCCCACCAGAGAAAGTCCCGCTCCTACAATGAAACTCGCAAAGACCCTGGGAATTCTCAAGGACAGGATCCTCTCGACCAACGGATTCTCTTTTAAACCAAACAGGACCCCCAAGATCTCAAGGGGGTCCAAGGGCACACCACCGAAGAGTATTCCAAAAAGAAAACTGATCATCAGAATCGGAAGGATAAACTTTTTCACCGATTGCTCCCTCCGTAGAAATAATCGTACAGGATGTCAAGGAGTTTAAAAACATCTGGAGAGGGTTGAGAGGACAGGTTTCCGTCCACTGTGAAGACTTTTTTGTTTTTCACGGCGTTTATCTCCCTGAACGGCTCGAACTCGAGAATTTTCTTCACTTCCTCGTCTTCTGTTCCTGGAACATAAACTCCCACAATGATCACATCGGGGTTCTGTGCCACAACGTACTCAAGGGACAGCTGTGGCCATCCGTTAGGCCCTGCGATACCCGAAGCGATGTTCATTCCACCGGCAAGAGAAATGATTTCGTTCAGATAGGATCCTTCTCCACACGTCCATATCTCTTTCACGTCAGGACCCGGTGCAGAGATCAGATACAGGACTTTTGGACGCTTCGAAGGAGGTATATTGTAAGTCTTCTTTCCTATTTCCAACATTTCCTTTTTCAGCTCATTTGCCTTTTCACTTGCCGGTTTTGGTTCACCGAAGACCGCTCCGAGGAGTACCACGTCCCTTATGATGTCGTCGAGTGAGGTAGGATTTATCACGAGAACCTTCACCCCAACCTTTTCCAGTTTTGCAACCTCGGGAAGCTGGAACCCTCCGAACATCAGAACAAGATCGGGATCCAAGGCTACCACTTTCTCAATATTCACCGGAACCATCGCACCCACTCTTTCTGCCTCGTAACTGTCATAATCTGTTACACCAACGATTCTGTCTTCTAACCCCAGAAAGATCAGAAACCTCGTTGCAGCGGGAGAAAGGCTGACTACCCTTTTTGGAACAGAAGTGATCTCCACCACTCTTCCCGCATCGTCCACGATCGTCACAGCGAGTGTGAGGATAGAAACCATGACAAACAAGAGAAAACCCAGTTTCCTGAGCACAGTCATCCCTCCCTTGAAAAGAAATATCCCCACCTTCCTGGTTCCGAGGAAGGTGGTTCCCTTCACCGCGGGCGGGTTTCCCGGCTTCCGGATCGTCCTACTCCCCACGCCTTCCCAGGGCGAAGGCCCCAGTGGCATCGTGTGGGTTTCGTCCCCGGTCACGGTGGCGGCCCCGCGCCGGATTTTCACCGGCTTCCCCTTTGAACCTGAAAGGTACCTCGCGGTGAGGGGGGCTATCTCAAAGAATCATACCATAGATTTCGCCCGTTCCATTTCTTCGGAAAGAAGGTGTTTCAAACGATAATCTGGATTCTCCAGAATCACCTGAATTCCTCTCTTCTTCTTCTGCTCAATGATGATCGGTGCCCGAAGATTTATCGTGGCCTCCTCTGGCTTTCCAGGGGGTATCGTTAATACACAGAAAAAAAGAAGCTCGTCCTGATTTGGCGCACCAAGCTTTTCGAGGTCACTGGGTGATACCTTGGGGTCATAATCAGGTCTCACAAGCTTTGGGTCCACAACGGGAAGGCCGATCTGACTGTCTTCCAAGGAAAGCAACCACCCTATAGGGAAGGTTTCTTCCGGAAAGACCAACGCGAACCTTCTCAAATGCTCAAAACCTGGAATTCCTTCTTCGAACGCGAAGATTTGATCATCGGCTATCTCCATTTCCCCGAGTTTTGTGCTGTAAACCACGTTATCACCTCACACAAAATCCACCAGAGTAGCTTGAAGAACTCGACTCGCCGACTTCAAAGCGGCCTCCAAGACCGACTGTTGCATCGCAAGATCCGTTACAAGCTCGGTTATATCGGCGTCTCGCTCCCTGGAGAGGTATTCTGTGAAGAAATAATCCAGATCCTCAACCCTTTTTCCAACCATCTCTATGAACCTGCTCACTCCACCTATTTTTCCCGTTACCTTCGTGATGTTCTCTTCGAAAAGAGATAGATCCTTTAAGGAGATGTTGGATATGTGAGAAGATATCGTGTTGTCATCGAGGTTTGAACGCAGAAGATCAGACACCTCATCCAGTACCTGGAATATGTTTCTTCCGTCGTCCAGTTTGAAAACCTCGCTCGCCGTGACACCGTATTCTATGGAGCGCCCCAAA is a window of Thermotoga sp. DNA encoding:
- a CDS encoding glycoside hydrolase family 3 N-terminal domain-containing protein is translated as IQRFLVEETRLGIPAMIHEECLTGYMGLGGTNFPQAIAMASTWDPDLIEKMTTVIREDMRKIGAHQGLAPVLDVARDPRWGRTEETFGESPYLVARMGVSYVKGLQGENIKEGVVATVKHFAGYSASEGGKNWAPTNVPEREFREVFLFPFEAAVKEAKVLSVMNSYSEIDGVPCGVNRKLLTDILRKDWGFKGIVVSDYFAVNMLGEYHRIAKDKSESARLALEAGIDVELPKTDCYQHLKDLVEKGVMSESLIDEAVSRVLRLKFMLGLFENPYVDVKKAKIGSHRDIALEIARKSIVLLKNDGILPLERNKKVALIGPNAGEVRNLLGDYMYLAHIRALLDNIDDVFGNPQIPRENYERLKKSIEEHMKSIPSVLDAFKEEGVTFEYAKGCDVTGEDRSGFEEALEVAKRSDVAIVVVGDRSGLTLDCTTGESRDMANLKLPGVQEELVLEVAKTGKPVVLVLITGRPYSLKNVVDKVNAILQVWLPGEAGGRAIVDVIYGKVNPSGKLPISFPRSAGQIPVFHYVKPSGGRSHWHGDYVDESTKPLFPFGHGLSYTKFEYSNLRIEPKEVPPAGEVVIKVDVENVGEIDGDEVVQLYIGRELASVTRPVKELKGFKRVSLRAKEKKTVVFKLHLDVLSYYDRAMKLVVEPGEFKVMVGSSSEDIRLTGSFCVTGDKREVIGKRKFFTESYEE
- a CDS encoding acetylxylan esterase gives rise to the protein MAFFDMPLEELKEYHPERYEEKDFDEFWKETFEESEKFPLNPVFEKVDSHLKTVEVYDVTFSGYMGQRIKGWLLVPKLEEERLPCVVQYIGYNGGRGFPHNWLFWPSVGCICFVMDTRGQGSGWLKGDTPDYPEGPIDPQYPGFMTRGILNPRTYYYRRVFVDAVRAVEAAISFPRVDPERVVVAGSSQGGGIALAVSALSNKVKALLCDVPFLCHFRRAVQLVDTHPYVEITNFLKTHRDKEKIVFRTLSYFDGVNFAVRAKIAALFSVGLMDTICPPSTVFAAYNHYAGPKEIRIYLYNGHEGGDSFQAIEQVRFLEKLFEEG
- a CDS encoding ABC transporter ATP-binding protein, whose translation is MCELEAVRVENLYFQYRTGFSLKNIEFSVEKGEFFGIIGPNGSGKTTLLKILAGLLKPQRGKVFLSGKVPWEVSRKEMAKIVTLVSQDFFPSYDFTVKEIVEMGRLPHQHLLSETSKKDEEAVLKSLKLTDTLKFSSRTFWTLSAGERRKVVLSKAIAQDTKILLVDELTAHLDYSNVSLAGNVMKKLKESGKTIVAVFHDINVASLLCDRIVVMKNGEIIKIGAPSDVLNERVLRSVFETEFVVLEHPVTGKPLAFLK
- a CDS encoding iron ABC transporter permease; the protein is MKKFILPILMISFLFGILFGGVPLDPLEILGVLFGLKENPLVERILSLRIPRVFASFIVGAGLSLVGNVFQNLLKNPLVDPYLLGISSGASFGTILSLYLAEVIGVSWIYRIPLLSFGFSVIASLLTLFIARKEGRFPVTSIILSGVVISTLFSSLTYMTIVLLKRNVTTISMWLFGSFSGTVWKDVAFYSAVVMPFLLYSMVFSKHLNAMALGEEEAFVLGINVEFLKVFTFLFGNLTTAFLVSRSGVIGFVGLIVPHIARYLVGPGFLRSALASVIVGGVLLTLCDTMSRSLFSPTELPVGVVTALIGAPFLAFLMKRGV
- a CDS encoding cobalamin-binding protein; this translates as MLRKLGFLLFVMVSILTLAVTIVDDAGRVVEITSVPKRVVSLSPAATRFLIFLGLEDRIVGVTDYDSYEAERVGAMVPVNIEKVVALDPDLVLMFGGFQLPEVAKLEKVGVKVLVINPTSLDDIIRDVVLLGAVFGEPKPASEKANELKKEMLEIGKKTYNIPPSKRPKVLYLISAPGPDVKEIWTCGEGSYLNEIISLAGGMNIASGIAGPNGWPQLSLEYVVAQNPDVIIVGVYVPGTEDEEVKKILEFEPFREINAVKNKKVFTVDGNLSSQPSPDVFKLLDILYDYFYGGSNR
- the fliW gene encoding flagellar assembly protein FliW yields the protein MVYSTKLGEMEIADDQIFAFEEGIPGFEHLRRFALVFPEETFPIGWLLSLEDSQIGLPVVDPKLVRPDYDPKVSPSDLEKLGAPNQDELLFFCVLTIPPGKPEEATINLRAPIIIEQKKKRGIQVILENPDYRLKHLLSEEMERAKSMV